Proteins co-encoded in one Flavobacterium fluviale genomic window:
- the pruA gene encoding L-glutamate gamma-semialdehyde dehydrogenase: protein MLKGFFHVPKAVNEPVKSYAPNSPEKAAVQAAYTTLWNSQIDVPLYIGSEEIKTGNTKNITAPHDHKHVVGKYHLAEKQHIEKAIANALEARHAWANMAWEQRAAIFLKAAELIAGPYRARINAATMIGQSKNIHQAEIDASCELIDFLRYNVEFMTQIYNDQPKSDSTVWNRVEYRPLEGFIYAITPFNFTAIAANLPASAAMMGNVVVWKPSDSQVFSAKIIIDVFKEAGVPDGVINVVFGDALMITDTVLASRDFAGVHFTGSTHVFKDIWAKIGANIQNYKTYPRIVGETGGKDFIIAHPSANVKQVATGITRGAFEFQGQKCSAASRAYIPQSLWPAVKEQLIADVKSMKMGSPEDFGNFITAVIHEGSFDKLASYIDQAKKDADAEIIVGGNYDKSVGYFIEPTVIVTTNPKYTTMETELFGPVITIYVYEDAKWEETLELVDTTSEYALTGAVFSQDRYAIEVATTKLQNSAGNFYINDKPTGAVVGMQPFGGARASGTNDKAGSALNLLRWASPRTIKETFVTPEDYRYPFLG from the coding sequence ATGCTTAAAGGATTTTTTCATGTACCAAAAGCGGTAAACGAGCCAGTAAAAAGCTACGCGCCGAACTCACCAGAAAAAGCAGCTGTTCAGGCAGCTTACACTACATTGTGGAATTCTCAAATCGACGTTCCTTTATATATTGGAAGCGAAGAAATCAAAACTGGAAACACAAAAAACATTACAGCTCCTCATGATCACAAACATGTAGTTGGAAAATATCATTTAGCTGAAAAACAACATATAGAAAAAGCAATTGCAAATGCACTTGAGGCAAGACATGCATGGGCAAACATGGCATGGGAACAACGTGCTGCTATTTTCTTAAAAGCGGCAGAACTTATCGCAGGACCATACAGAGCTCGTATCAACGCTGCTACAATGATTGGTCAATCTAAAAATATTCATCAGGCAGAAATCGACGCTTCTTGCGAATTAATCGATTTTTTACGTTACAATGTTGAGTTTATGACTCAAATCTACAACGATCAGCCAAAATCAGATTCTACTGTTTGGAATCGTGTAGAATACAGACCTTTAGAAGGTTTTATTTATGCAATTACTCCTTTTAACTTTACTGCTATCGCAGCAAACCTTCCTGCAAGTGCTGCAATGATGGGTAACGTTGTAGTTTGGAAACCAAGTGACAGCCAAGTATTTTCTGCAAAAATCATCATCGATGTTTTCAAAGAAGCTGGAGTTCCAGACGGAGTTATCAACGTAGTTTTTGGAGATGCTCTAATGATTACAGATACTGTTTTAGCCAGCCGTGATTTTGCTGGTGTTCACTTTACAGGATCTACTCACGTATTTAAAGATATCTGGGCTAAAATTGGTGCAAACATCCAAAACTATAAAACTTACCCAAGAATCGTTGGTGAAACAGGTGGTAAAGATTTTATCATTGCACACCCAAGCGCAAACGTAAAGCAAGTTGCTACGGGAATTACTCGCGGTGCATTTGAATTTCAAGGACAAAAATGTTCGGCAGCTTCAAGAGCTTATATCCCACAAAGCTTATGGCCTGCAGTTAAAGAACAATTAATTGCTGACGTAAAATCTATGAAAATGGGTTCTCCGGAAGATTTCGGAAACTTTATTACTGCAGTTATTCATGAAGGTTCTTTTGATAAATTAGCTAGTTATATTGATCAAGCTAAAAAAGATGCCGACGCTGAAATTATTGTTGGTGGAAATTACGATAAATCTGTTGGATACTTTATTGAGCCAACTGTTATTGTAACTACAAATCCAAAATACACTACAATGGAAACCGAATTATTCGGACCGGTAATTACAATTTATGTTTACGAAGATGCAAAATGGGAAGAGACTTTAGAGTTAGTTGACACTACTTCTGAATATGCTTTAACTGGAGCTGTATTTAGCCAAGATCGTTATGCTATTGAAGTAGCAACAACTAAATTGCAAAACTCTGCTGGTAACTTCTACATTAATGATAAACCAACTGGTGCTGTTGTAGGAATGCAGCCGTTTGGAGGTGCAAGAGCATCTGGAACTAACGACAAAGCAGGTTCTGCATTGAACTTATTACGCTGGGCTTCTCCTAGAACTATCAAAGAAACTTTTGTAACGCCAGAAGATTACAGATACCCATTCTTAGGATAA
- the apaG gene encoding Co2+/Mg2+ efflux protein ApaG → MVSQITRGIKISVLTSFEGTYFKNYKIHFAFSYVVTIENHSKDSVQLTSRHWEIFDSLNDLEVVDGEGVIGKKPVLKPGENHTYSSGCLLSSPYGAMKGHFNMINFTTTKTFKVIVPTFRMCAPFALN, encoded by the coding sequence ATGGTTTCTCAGATAACAAGAGGCATAAAAATATCTGTTTTGACTAGTTTTGAAGGTACTTACTTCAAAAACTACAAGATTCATTTTGCTTTTAGTTATGTAGTTACAATTGAAAACCACAGTAAAGATTCTGTACAGCTGACTTCACGTCACTGGGAAATTTTCGATTCTCTAAATGACTTAGAAGTAGTAGATGGCGAAGGTGTAATTGGCAAAAAACCAGTTTTAAAACCTGGCGAAAACCATACTTACAGTTCAGGTTGTTTATTATCATCTCCTTATGGTGCTATGAAAGGTCATTTTAATATGATCAATTTTACTACTACAAAAACATTCAAAGTTATTGTTCCTACATTTAGAATGTGTGCTCCTTTTGCTTTAAATTAA
- a CDS encoding type IX secretion system plug protein encodes MSKFLYTSFVLLFLLVSAKAQETQTEIVPPYNIKTVTFVQNGNNVVPIFELGSTFEFQFDDLFASEANYYFEVIHCDYNWRPTDIPKTDYISGLDNQRITDYSNSFNTLQIYSHYRLPFPNQFTTQLRLSGNYMLRILNEDREIVLSRKFILFENHSTVTAQVKRSRNLTNIDHKQNLDFAILSNDITFQTPLQNVKVLLLQNGNFQTAIKNIVPQYTIGNQLIYKYDKETQFWGGNEFLYFENKDIRAANNNVGRVGANNDIYNAYLYTNAARGNQIYTNYEDVNGNFVVKNINASNNAIEADYAWVYFSLSAPAFQINKDIYITGMFNNYSLSPEYKMDYNTEKGVFEKAVMIKQGFTNFQYTAADKKGVIDFENAVDGNFYQTENEYTILVYYKEATDRYQRVIGKGNANSINIVN; translated from the coding sequence ATGTCAAAATTTTTATACACAAGCTTTGTTCTGCTTTTTCTTTTAGTTTCGGCGAAAGCCCAGGAAACCCAAACTGAAATCGTTCCTCCATACAATATTAAAACTGTTACTTTTGTACAAAATGGAAATAATGTAGTTCCTATATTTGAATTAGGATCAACATTCGAATTTCAATTTGACGATTTGTTTGCAAGTGAAGCTAATTATTATTTTGAAGTTATTCATTGTGACTATAATTGGAGACCAACTGACATTCCTAAAACAGATTATATCAGCGGTTTAGACAATCAAAGAATTACCGATTACTCGAATTCTTTTAACACACTGCAGATTTATTCGCATTACAGACTGCCTTTTCCAAATCAGTTTACTACTCAATTAAGACTTTCAGGAAATTATATGCTGAGAATCCTTAATGAGGACAGAGAAATTGTTCTTTCAAGAAAATTTATTTTATTCGAGAATCATTCCACAGTTACCGCTCAGGTAAAGCGCAGCCGCAACCTTACTAATATCGATCATAAACAAAATCTTGACTTTGCAATTTTGTCGAATGATATTACTTTTCAAACACCTTTGCAGAATGTAAAAGTGCTTTTACTGCAAAATGGAAACTTTCAAACGGCAATAAAAAATATTGTTCCTCAATATACAATTGGCAATCAGCTTATTTATAAATACGACAAAGAAACGCAGTTTTGGGGTGGCAATGAATTTTTATATTTTGAAAACAAGGACATTCGCGCAGCCAATAATAATGTTGGCCGTGTAGGCGCTAATAATGATATTTACAATGCCTATTTGTACACCAATGCGGCAAGAGGAAATCAGATTTACACCAATTACGAAGATGTAAACGGGAATTTTGTCGTTAAAAACATCAATGCTTCTAACAATGCTATCGAGGCAGATTATGCATGGGTTTATTTTTCGCTTTCTGCACCAGCCTTTCAAATAAACAAAGACATTTATATTACGGGAATGTTCAATAATTATAGTCTTTCTCCAGAATATAAAATGGACTACAATACAGAAAAAGGAGTTTTTGAAAAAGCGGTAATGATCAAGCAGGGATTTACAAATTTCCAATACACCGCAGCGGATAAAAAAGGTGTTATCGATTTTGAAAATGCTGTTGACGGAAACTTTTATCAAACTGAAAATGAGTATACAATTTTGGTGTATTACAAGGAAGCAACCGATCGTTATCAGCGTGTTATTGGAAAGGGAAATGCAAACTCTATTAATATAGTCAACTAA
- a CDS encoding DEAD/DEAH box helicase yields MKPTKSFQFCFDISFEKNLNTFLPTAYIVEDIDEIKYLNKKATTGVIESFGIAFEDLDSNTKKILTACESLKPEFIFKKFSAKIKSAKTIIDLQKDSKIDFAIRQHLKFHLSSFYNLIVHEQFPLSLNIGPEKDFYRSRVAVNSLFFEPQIQFDKHSEGITYTLSLKENETAFLPMNNNIDILLDEPGWLVVNKKLGQLKELNAKKLMPFLKKNSIEIPSKLVDDYFKSFIPEIAKKIDIDATGFEIENRDKIISCTIQPVHDFFKNCYYLNLYFDYDGYCFDASKTKKSHSFVDFSITNQPKIIQYKRSTGETFYTEKLEELGLSVIKNEFYGLNSEIENPDPFLNIQFVIDHKEELENLGFTIQNLKVESKEIITENHIVSASKDTNGDWFDIKIIITIGTYKINFSEIIPNIKSKERLFQLPDGNYFLIPLEWFSKYGSMAKLAKTENGKLLLRKSNFTALDAIPEIKDDVTYQAEYKSSDLLKATLRPYQIDGVKWLLGHFNSNLGACLADDMGLGKTLQTLAVLVAVQEQLGFTTKTSNFDLFANETTIEREPLKALIILPSSLVFNWYNEAGKFTPHFSKMQYVGNDRKQLAHRLASTDLIFTSYSIIHRDISVLEKYDFRYLILDESQYIKNKNSKNFKAINKISTGHKIALSGTPIENSLDDLWSQMQFINPDILGTYNFFAENFKIPIEKKQNEEVLSELKNLVQPYILRRTKEQVLKDLPELSEQIYYCDMDPEQEKLYEKEKSKARNFLLKTDGSSPDKISIINTLMKLRQLSNHPKMVDQESEIDSGKYIATTNYLENLVKAKQKVIIFSSFVTNLNFYTDWCKENKIGYCEITGETPASKREQQVNLFQEKENPLLFFISLKAGGVGLNITKASYVLFLDPWWNPFAEKQGIGRAHRIGQLNKVNVIRFISKNTVEEKIIKLQENKKLLSDSLLEESYINDEIEANLDYILNS; encoded by the coding sequence TTGAAACCTACAAAATCATTTCAATTTTGCTTTGACATCAGCTTTGAAAAAAACCTGAATACTTTTCTTCCAACAGCTTATATCGTTGAAGATATTGATGAAATTAAATATTTAAATAAAAAGGCAACCACTGGAGTTATAGAAAGCTTCGGAATTGCTTTTGAAGATTTAGATTCTAATACCAAAAAGATACTTACAGCCTGCGAATCTTTAAAACCAGAATTCATTTTTAAAAAATTCAGTGCCAAAATCAAATCGGCGAAGACAATTATTGATTTACAAAAAGATTCTAAAATTGATTTTGCGATCCGTCAGCATTTAAAATTCCATTTAAGTTCATTTTACAATCTGATAGTTCATGAACAATTTCCATTGTCTCTTAACATCGGACCTGAAAAGGATTTTTACCGCTCAAGAGTTGCTGTTAATTCTTTATTTTTTGAACCTCAAATTCAATTCGACAAACATTCAGAAGGCATTACTTATACCCTTTCTTTAAAAGAAAACGAAACGGCTTTTTTACCAATGAATAACAATATTGATATTCTTTTGGATGAGCCGGGCTGGTTGGTTGTCAATAAAAAACTAGGACAGCTAAAGGAGCTTAACGCTAAAAAACTGATGCCTTTTTTAAAGAAAAATTCAATTGAAATTCCATCAAAATTAGTGGATGATTACTTTAAAAGTTTTATTCCAGAAATAGCCAAAAAAATAGATATTGACGCAACTGGTTTTGAAATTGAAAATCGCGATAAAATTATTTCGTGCACGATTCAGCCCGTTCATGACTTCTTTAAAAACTGTTATTATCTTAATCTTTACTTCGATTATGACGGTTATTGTTTTGATGCTTCTAAAACAAAAAAATCACATTCGTTTGTTGATTTCAGTATTACCAATCAGCCTAAAATTATTCAATATAAAAGAAGTACAGGAGAGACTTTTTACACAGAAAAATTAGAAGAACTTGGTTTAAGCGTAATTAAAAATGAATTCTACGGATTGAATTCAGAAATCGAAAATCCGGATCCTTTTCTGAATATCCAATTTGTTATTGACCATAAGGAAGAACTTGAAAATCTAGGATTCACAATTCAGAATTTAAAAGTCGAAAGCAAAGAAATCATTACAGAAAACCATATAGTTTCTGCATCAAAAGACACCAATGGAGATTGGTTTGACATCAAGATAATCATTACAATTGGAACTTATAAGATTAATTTCAGCGAAATTATTCCGAATATAAAAAGTAAAGAAAGACTCTTTCAGCTGCCAGACGGAAATTATTTTCTGATTCCTTTAGAATGGTTCAGCAAATATGGTTCTATGGCTAAACTGGCCAAAACGGAAAACGGAAAACTGCTTTTGCGCAAAAGTAATTTCACTGCTTTGGATGCAATTCCAGAAATCAAAGATGATGTGACCTACCAGGCCGAATATAAATCTTCAGATTTGTTAAAAGCAACTTTAAGACCGTATCAAATTGACGGCGTAAAATGGCTTTTGGGGCATTTCAATTCGAATCTAGGTGCGTGCCTAGCCGATGACATGGGACTTGGAAAGACTTTACAGACTTTAGCCGTTTTGGTTGCTGTACAAGAACAACTAGGATTTACCACAAAAACCAGCAATTTTGATTTGTTTGCCAACGAAACCACAATCGAAAGAGAACCGCTTAAAGCTTTGATTATTTTACCTTCTTCATTGGTTTTTAACTGGTACAATGAAGCGGGAAAATTCACGCCTCATTTTTCAAAAATGCAGTATGTGGGTAATGATAGAAAACAATTAGCGCATCGATTAGCGTCGACCGATTTAATTTTTACAAGTTACAGCATCATTCATCGTGATATTTCGGTTTTAGAAAAGTACGATTTTCGTTATTTAATTTTAGACGAAAGTCAATACATTAAAAATAAAAATTCTAAAAATTTTAAAGCGATAAACAAAATAAGCACAGGTCACAAAATTGCATTAAGCGGTACTCCTATCGAAAATTCACTTGACGATTTATGGTCGCAGATGCAGTTTATAAATCCTGATATTTTGGGAACTTATAATTTTTTCGCAGAAAATTTTAAAATCCCGATTGAGAAAAAACAAAATGAAGAAGTTTTATCTGAATTGAAAAATCTCGTTCAGCCTTATATTTTGAGACGAACCAAAGAACAGGTTTTAAAAGATTTACCAGAATTATCTGAGCAGATTTATTACTGCGATATGGATCCTGAACAGGAAAAATTATACGAAAAAGAAAAATCGAAAGCGCGTAATTTTTTATTAAAAACAGATGGTTCAAGTCCAGATAAAATCAGTATTATCAATACATTGATGAAGTTGAGACAATTGAGCAACCACCCAAAAATGGTAGATCAGGAATCGGAAATTGATTCTGGAAAATATATTGCTACAACCAATTATCTGGAGAATTTAGTTAAAGCAAAACAAAAAGTGATCATTTTCAGTTCGTTTGTTACCAATTTGAATTTTTATACCGATTGGTGCAAAGAAAACAAAATAGGGTATTGCGAAATTACAGGCGAAACTCCAGCGAGTAAAAGAGAACAGCAAGTCAATTTATTTCAGGAAAAAGAAAACCCATTACTGTTTTTCATCTCGCTGAAAGCTGGAGGTGTTGGTTTAAACATCACGAAAGCTTCGTATGTTTTGTTCTTAGATCCTTGGTGGAATCCTTTTGCTGAAAAGCAAGGAATAGGCAGAGCGCATCGCATTGGGCAGTTAAATAAAGTAAATGTGATTCGATTTATTTCGAAAAATACAGTTGAAGAAAAAATAATCAAATTACAGGAAAACAAAAAACTGCTCTCGGATTCCCTTTTGGAAGAAAGTTATATTAATGATGAGATTGAAGCAAATTTAGATTACATTCTGAATTCTTAA
- a CDS encoding class I SAM-dependent methyltransferase — protein MKKLFKLVLNTIPRPLLIRLSYVARPILAFSLRGDKFTDPIDGRSFKSFLPYGYGKQRNNVLSPSTLSLERHRLLWLYLNDQTDFFTAPKKVLHFAPEQAFYKLFRKQKNLDYTTTDLFSPLADVKADICNLPFKDNEYDVILCNHVLEHIPDDTKAMQELFRVLKPGGMAILQIPQDLNREVTFADDSITDQKERARIFGQYDHVRIYGRDYFDKLRSIGFIVIEEDYTNKIAPELVEKYCLAKGEIIPLCFKPEN, from the coding sequence ATGAAAAAACTTTTCAAATTAGTACTTAATACCATTCCTCGCCCATTATTAATTCGTTTGAGTTATGTGGCGCGTCCTATTTTAGCTTTCTCTTTAAGAGGAGATAAATTTACAGATCCAATTGACGGCAGAAGCTTTAAATCTTTTTTACCTTACGGATATGGGAAACAACGTAACAATGTACTTTCGCCAAGCACACTTTCGTTAGAAAGACACCGCTTGCTGTGGTTGTATTTAAACGATCAGACTGATTTTTTTACAGCACCAAAAAAAGTGCTTCATTTTGCGCCGGAACAAGCTTTTTATAAATTATTCCGCAAGCAGAAAAATCTGGATTACACCACAACAGATTTGTTTTCGCCTCTTGCAGATGTAAAAGCAGATATTTGTAACCTTCCTTTTAAAGACAATGAATATGATGTCATTTTATGTAACCACGTTTTAGAACATATTCCAGATGATACAAAAGCGATGCAGGAATTATTCCGCGTTTTAAAACCAGGCGGAATGGCGATTTTACAAATTCCACAAGATTTAAACCGTGAAGTTACTTTCGCAGATGATTCGATTACAGATCAAAAAGAACGCGCTAGAATATTTGGCCAATACGATCACGTTCGTATTTACGGACGCGATTATTTCGACAAATTAAGAAGCATTGGCTTTATCGTAATTGAAGAAGATTACACCAATAAAATTGCACCGGAATTGGTTGAAAAATATTGTTTAGCAAAAGGCGAAATTATTCCCCTTTGCTTTAAACCTGAAAACTAA
- a CDS encoding GxxExxY protein encodes MYSQNLVIQHELDSISYKIIGLAIEVHRQLGPGLLESAYQECLYYEIKNSGLIVEKQKALPIIYKDIKLDHGYRIDLLIENKIAIELKTVEAFTDVHFAQILTYLKLGNYPLGLLINFDSKILKNNIKRFINTL; translated from the coding sequence ATGTATTCTCAAAATTTAGTCATTCAACATGAACTAGATTCCATTTCATACAAAATTATTGGTTTAGCAATTGAAGTTCATAGACAATTAGGCCCTGGCTTATTAGAATCTGCTTATCAGGAATGTTTGTATTATGAGATTAAGAATTCTGGCTTAATTGTTGAAAAACAAAAAGCTTTGCCTATAATCTATAAAGACATAAAATTAGACCACGGATATAGAATTGATTTACTGATAGAAAATAAAATAGCAATTGAATTAAAAACTGTTGAAGCTTTTACTGATGTCCATTTTGCGCAAATACTAACATATTTGAAACTCGGAAATTATCCATTAGGATTACTTATTAATTTTGATTCAAAAATATTAAAAAACAACATAAAAAGATTTATAAACACTTTGTGA
- the map gene encoding type I methionyl aminopeptidase — protein sequence MIIQKTREEIELMRESALIVSKTLGMIASEIKEGVTTLYLDKLAEEFIRDHGAVPSFLGLYDFPNSLCMSPNAQVVHGIPNNVPLKNGDVISVDCGAFKNGYHGDHAYSFEIGEVAPEVKKLLRVTKESLYVGIREFKAGNRVEDVGNAIQKYTEAHGYGVVRELVGHGVGQKMHEEPEMPNYGKRGRGKLFVEGMVVAIEPMINMGTRNIKQLKDGWTILTADGKPSAHFEHDVALIDGKPELLSTFQYIYKALGIESNEEDEFRQVPLVL from the coding sequence ATGATTATCCAAAAAACTAGGGAGGAAATCGAATTAATGCGCGAAAGTGCACTAATCGTATCAAAAACATTAGGAATGATTGCTTCTGAAATTAAAGAAGGAGTTACTACATTATATCTTGACAAATTAGCCGAAGAATTTATTCGTGATCACGGTGCTGTTCCAAGTTTTTTGGGACTGTATGATTTCCCGAATTCTCTTTGCATGAGCCCAAATGCTCAGGTTGTTCATGGTATTCCTAACAATGTTCCACTAAAAAATGGTGATGTAATTTCGGTTGACTGCGGTGCTTTTAAAAATGGTTATCACGGAGATCACGCTTACAGTTTTGAGATTGGCGAAGTTGCTCCAGAAGTAAAGAAACTTTTAAGAGTTACTAAAGAATCTCTTTACGTTGGGATTAGAGAATTTAAAGCTGGAAATCGCGTTGAAGATGTTGGAAATGCGATTCAAAAATATACAGAAGCTCACGGTTACGGAGTTGTTCGTGAATTGGTTGGACATGGTGTTGGTCAAAAAATGCACGAAGAGCCAGAAATGCCAAATTACGGAAAACGCGGACGCGGTAAACTTTTTGTTGAAGGAATGGTTGTTGCCATTGAACCTATGATCAACATGGGAACAAGAAACATCAAACAATTAAAAGACGGCTGGACAATCTTAACTGCTGACGGAAAACCAAGTGCACATTTCGAGCACGACGTAGCTTTAATTGACGGAAAACCAGAATTATTATCGACTTTCCAATACATCTACAAAGCTCTAGGAATCGAGAGCAATGAAGAAGATGAATTTAGACAAGTGCCATTAGTATTGTAA
- a CDS encoding DUF445 domain-containing protein, with translation METTIDQDISKVKALKRMKRNALALLGVAVLLFIIAIYFKIPMLQAFSEAAMVGGIADWFAVVALFRHPLGIPIWHTAIIPTKKNEIGENLGNFVSEEFLNREKLEIKLDEFNFANKASDWLSQTENANKIADAVAVNIIPGILRTIKDEDVKRFIQVQFAAKMEGINFGNWVAVALEPLQKGDLKNQMLTNLLEVMSSELTNNKDLIRQKVKASTPFLSFGLADKSITEGVFNGLQDFLDEAKKPESAVRLKIDEYIFDFLEKVKNSEEMRVKINDMILGFVGKKEVQDYINGIWDEIKLSITNDLSKGDESSIKNSISNLIQTFGNGIQEDQVMINKINNFIKNDLLSILLNNKKVIGDLISSTVKSWDGKEVSEKLELEIGKDLQYIRINGTLVGGIIGLIIYGVEQVYHYFIV, from the coding sequence ATGGAAACTACTATAGATCAAGATATATCAAAAGTAAAGGCTCTGAAAAGAATGAAGAGAAATGCACTGGCACTTTTAGGTGTTGCAGTTTTACTCTTCATAATTGCTATTTATTTTAAAATCCCAATGCTTCAGGCTTTTAGCGAAGCTGCAATGGTGGGAGGAATCGCCGATTGGTTTGCGGTTGTTGCACTATTTCGTCATCCATTGGGAATTCCGATTTGGCACACGGCAATTATTCCGACTAAGAAAAACGAGATAGGAGAAAATCTTGGAAATTTTGTTTCGGAAGAATTTTTGAATCGTGAAAAGTTAGAAATCAAACTAGATGAATTCAATTTTGCAAACAAAGCATCAGACTGGCTTTCGCAGACAGAAAATGCGAATAAAATTGCCGATGCAGTTGCAGTCAATATCATTCCAGGGATTTTAAGAACGATAAAAGATGAAGATGTAAAAAGATTTATTCAGGTTCAATTTGCAGCGAAAATGGAAGGAATAAATTTTGGAAATTGGGTTGCGGTTGCACTAGAACCGTTGCAGAAAGGAGATTTGAAAAATCAAATGCTGACCAATCTTCTTGAGGTAATGAGCAGCGAATTGACCAATAATAAAGACTTAATAAGACAAAAAGTAAAGGCTTCAACACCATTTTTAAGTTTCGGATTGGCGGATAAAAGTATTACTGAAGGTGTTTTTAATGGTTTGCAAGATTTTTTAGATGAAGCAAAGAAGCCGGAAAGTGCAGTTCGCCTAAAGATAGATGAGTATATTTTTGACTTTCTGGAAAAAGTAAAAAATTCAGAAGAAATGAGGGTTAAAATCAACGATATGATTTTGGGTTTTGTTGGAAAAAAAGAAGTGCAAGATTATATTAATGGAATTTGGGATGAAATAAAACTCTCCATAACAAATGATTTAAGTAAAGGAGATGAATCTTCTATAAAAAACAGCATTTCAAATTTAATTCAAACCTTTGGAAACGGAATTCAAGAAGATCAAGTCATGATTAATAAGATCAATAATTTTATTAAAAATGATTTACTTTCGATTCTTTTGAATAATAAAAAAGTAATTGGAGATTTGATTTCGTCGACCGTAAAATCTTGGGACGGAAAAGAAGTTTCGGAAAAATTAGAACTGGAAATCGGTAAAGACCTGCAATATATCAGAATCAACGGAACTTTAGTGGGCGGAATTATTGGACTAATAATTTATGGTGTGGAGCAGGTTTATCATTATTTTATTGTCTAA